Below is a window of Tolypothrix bouteillei VB521301 DNA.
AGGAAATGTAGCAGTTAGAAATGATGGTACAGGCAATGCAGGTAATCTTGAGATTAATGCAGATCGGGTCATTCTCACAAAGCAAGGTACGATTACTGCTGCTACGCAATTTGGCAATGGCGGAAATCTACTTCTCAATGTTCAAAAAACTTTACTCATGCGTGGTAACAGCAAACTTTCAGCAGAAGCAAGGGAAGGAGGTAACGGGGGCAATATTACGCTCAATGCTCCTTTTATTGTGGCAGTTCCTAAAGAAAATAGTGATATTGTTGCCAATGCTGTACGCGGACGCGGTGGCAACATTCTAGTCACCACTCAAGGATTACTGGGGCTAAAGTTTCGTCCCCAACTGACTTCTGAAAGTGACATCACCGCCAGTTCCGAATTTGGATTGAGCGGTACAGTTCAAATTAATACCATCGGCATCGCTCCAAATACTGCTGTCGTAGAATTGCCAGCAAACGTAGTCGATCCATCTCAGCAAATTGCCACAGATTGTGCAGGTTCTCAAAGCAGTCGCTTTGTGGCAACAGGACGTGGTGGTATACCGCAAAATCCCAATCAACAACTAAGCAGCGATCGCACTTGGGATGATACACGCGATCTGTCTGCTTACCGAAAAACAACTGATGTTGCTCTCCAAACGCCCCTATTTCCAGAACTGCTTGTAGAAGCTACAACTTGGCATCGCAATGCCAACGGAGAGTTGGAGTTAATTGCACCGCCATCTCTCACTCACACACAAAAATTGCTGACCTGTGCTGATATTGTCAAACAACACTAGTACATAAAAGCTCGTGTTAAAAGCCATTCTATTTGGGGAACTCTAACCATACACAGGTACGGAAAAAATTAACTGATGAAAGTTACCTCTGTTCGATTGAGTTGCGTCAAGAGAATAATAACAACTGGGGTGCTATTACCATTGGGGATAATGTTCCCCGACATTAGATATGTTAACGCTCAAGTCAGTTCTGATGGTACTCTCAACACCAGTGTTTCCCAAAGCGGCGATCGCTTCATTATCACTAACGGCAGTGCTACAGGCAGCAACCTGTTTCACAGCTTTCGTCAATTTTCCGTTCCCACAGGTGGTTCAGCCACCTTTGATTTAGCCAATACGCCCAACATTTCCACCATCTTCAGTCGCGTCACCTCTGGCAGTATTTCTCAGATTGATGGCTTAATTGAGACCATTAACAGCAATCATCCCGTGAGTCTGTTTTTAATCAATCCTAGTGGAATTATTTTTGGAGCGAATGCAAAACTCAATATTGGCGGCTCATTCATTGGTACAACGGCAAGTAGCATTAAATTTGCCGATGGCATGGAGTTGAAAGCCACTGAGGCAATGGCACCTCCTATGCTGACGGTGAGCGTACCCATTGGCTTGCAGTTTGGTCCAAACTCAGGTGCCATCTCCGTTCAAAATGCCAGCCCTTCCCTTTCGGAAACTTCACCAGGCATCACCCCGATGCCTGGAAAGACACTCGCTTTGCTGGGAAATGGCATTGATTTAGCAGGAGGCATTTTAAAAACCGTAGATGGTTTGATTGAACTTAGAAGTGTTCGCTCGGGACAAATTAACCTTCAAGAAGCATCTGTTGGGTGGGCATTTGATTATGCCGGTGTTGGGGAAGGACTGAGCGATATCTACTTGAGCGAGCAGGCAAAAGTATCGGGCTTTGGATTTGGAAGTAGTACAATCCAAATGCATGGCAGAAATATCAGCATTGTGGAAGGTTCAACTGTGACTACTCAAAATCAAGGTAGTTTTTCATCAGATCGAATTGCGATTCATGCCACTGAGTTGTTCAGTCTTGAAGGCACAAATCCACAAGGAAAACGCAGCCAAGTGACAAGCAGCACTATTGGCATGGGGAAGGGAGGAGATATTACAATCTCAACCGGACAACTCTTACTGCGGGATGGGGCCCAAATCCTTGCTCAAAACTCGAGTTCGGGGCAGGGTGGGAATATCGTGGTGAGGGCTGCCGAGTTTATCTCAGCAAATGGACTTAACCCTGTCAATCCTTTAGAAAGTACATCAATTCTGACAGGCACACTTGGTTCGGGAAAAGCAGGAAATGTGGCTCTTTCAACCCAAAAACTCATAGTTGCTAACGGCGCTGCTATTGGGTCACTTACTGGCACAACTGCCGATAGTGGCGATGTCCAGATTAATGCCTCAGACTCGATAGATGTTGTTGGAATTAACAACATTACATTTCTTCCTACCTTTGTGGCATCATTAACAGTAGTACGTGGAAATGCCGGTAATCTGACGATTTCAACAGCGCGACTCACAGTTAGAGATGGCAGCTTAATTTCTTCTTTGACTAGCGCAACAGGAAATGCCGGTCATGTCAAAATCGTAGCATCAGAGTTTATTGATATAAACGGTGCTTCACCGGATGGCTTTCTCACTAGCAGCATTGGTTCTAATGCAGTACGCTTTCATCCTATCACCCGTACAACTTATAACCTAACGGAATTGCCCAAAGGGAATGCTGGAGGTGTATTCCTCATAACGCCACAACTGCGCGTTAAGGATCGAGCCGAGGTGGGGGTCAGAAATGACGGTACGGGCAATGCAGGGAATTTAGAGATCTATGCAGATTCAGTTGTCCTAAACAATCGAGGAGCAATTTCTGCCGCCACCCAATCTGGAAACGGCGGCAACTTACTTCTGAATGCTCAACAATTGTTGCTGATTGACGGGAATAGCAAAATTTCTGTGGAAGCAAAGGGAACTGGAGATGGTGGCAATATCGCGATAAATGCTCCCATCGTTGTCGGTTTAAACAACAGTGATATTGTTGCTAATGCCATACAAGGTAGAGGCGGCAATATCCAAATTACCACACAAGGAATTTTTGGATTGAAGTTCCGTTCCCAACTGACTCCTGAGAATGATATCACTGCGAGTTCCCAATCTGGGGTGAGCGGTACAGTGCAAATTAATACCATCGGTATTGCTCCAAACACTGCTGTCGTAGAACTGCCAGCAAACGTAGTCGATCCATCTCAGCAAATTGCCACAGGTTGTGCGGGTTCTCAAAGCAATCGCTTTGTGGCAACAGGACGCGGTGGTATACCGCAAAGCCCCATTATGCAAACAGTAGGAGAGCGCACTTGGGATGATACACGCGATTTGTCTGCTTACCGACAAACAAATAAGGTGACAGCCCAAACTCCCCCGTTACCGGAGGTTCTCGTTGAAGCGACTTCCTGGCATCGCAATGCCAAAGGCGAGTTGGAGTTAATTGCACCGCCATCTCTCGCTCCCAAACAACAATTGCTAACCTGCGCTGATATTGTCAAACAACACTAGCACGCAAAAGCTCGTGTTAAAAGTTATTCCATTTGGGGAACTCTAGCCATACACAGGTACGGAAAAAATTAACTGATGAAAGCTGCCTCTGTTCGATTGGGTTTGGTCAAGAGAATAATAACAACTGGGGTGCTATTACCATTGGGGATAATGCTCTTCGATCTTGGATGCGCCAAAGCTCAAGTTAGTTCTGATGGTACTCTCAACACCAGTGTTTCTCAAAATGGCGATCGCTTCATTATCACTAACGGCACTGCTACAGGCAGCAACCTGTTTCACAGCTTTCGTCAATTTTCCGTTCCCACAGGTGGTTCAGCCACCTTTGATTTAGCCAATACGCCCAACATTTCCACCATCTTCAGTCGCGTCACCTCTGGCAGTATTTCTCAGATTGATGGCTTAATTGAGACCATTAACAGCAATCATCCC
It encodes the following:
- a CDS encoding beta strand repeat-containing protein; translated protein: MKVTSVRLSCVKRIITTGVLLPLGIMFPDIRYVNAQVSSDGTLNTSVSQSGDRFIITNGSATGSNLFHSFRQFSVPTGGSATFDLANTPNISTIFSRVTSGSISQIDGLIETINSNHPVSLFLINPSGIIFGANAKLNIGGSFIGTTASSIKFADGMELKATEAMAPPMLTVSVPIGLQFGPNSGAISVQNASPSLSETSPGITPMPGKTLALLGNGIDLAGGILKTVDGLIELRSVRSGQINLQEASVGWAFDYAGVGEGLSDIYLSEQAKVSGFGFGSSTIQMHGRNISIVEGSTVTTQNQGSFSSDRIAIHATELFSLEGTNPQGKRSQVTSSTIGMGKGGDITISTGQLLLRDGAQILAQNSSSGQGGNIVVRAAEFISANGLNPVNPLESTSILTGTLGSGKAGNVALSTQKLIVANGAAIGSLTGTTADSGDVQINASDSIDVVGINNITFLPTFVASLTVVRGNAGNLTISTARLTVRDGSLISSLTSATGNAGHVKIVASEFIDINGASPDGFLTSSIGSNAVRFHPITRTTYNLTELPKGNAGGVFLITPQLRVKDRAEVGVRNDGTGNAGNLEIYADSVVLNNRGAISAATQSGNGGNLLLNAQQLLLIDGNSKISVEAKGTGDGGNIAINAPIVVGLNNSDIVANAIQGRGGNIQITTQGIFGLKFRSQLTPENDITASSQSGVSGTVQINTIGIAPNTAVVELPANVVDPSQQIATGCAGSQSNRFVATGRGGIPQSPIMQTVGERTWDDTRDLSAYRQTNKVTAQTPPLPEVLVEATSWHRNAKGELELIAPPSLAPKQQLLTCADIVKQH